A genomic stretch from Bos mutus isolate GX-2022 chromosome 4, NWIPB_WYAK_1.1, whole genome shotgun sequence includes:
- the ASB15 gene encoding ankyrin repeat and SOCS box protein 15 isoform X1 yields MDANDDPDEDHLTSYDVQLSIQESIEAGKTVFYPERFVPLSDQNRKLVEAIQQGHILELQEYVKYKYALDEADEKGWFPLHEAVVQPIQQILEVVLDASYKTLWEFKTSDGETPLTLAVKAGLVENVRTLLEKGVWPNTKNDKGETPLLLAIKRGSYDMVSALLKHNTSLDQPCVKRWSAMHEAAKQGHKDIIALLLNNGGNVHLKDGFGVTPLGVAAEYGHCDVLEHLIHKGGDVLALADDGASVLFEAAGGGNPDCISLLLEYGGSGNIPNRAGHLPIHRAAYEGHYLALKYLIPVTSKHAIQKSGLTPIHSAADGQNAQCLELLIENGFDVNSLLADHISESYDDERKTALYFAVCNNDILCTEILLAAGADPNLDPLNCLLVAVRANNHEIVRLLLAHGANVNCYFMHVNDTRFPSAIQYALNDEVMLRLLLNNGYQVEMCFECMHGDIFGNSFVWSEIEEEVLPGWTSCVIKDNPFCEFITVPWMKHLVGSVIRVLIDYMDYIPLCAKLKSALEVQREWPEIRQILENPCSLKHLCRLKIRRLMGLQRLCQPTLMEKLSLPPTIQRYILFKEYDLYGQELNLP; encoded by the exons ATGGATGCTAATGATGACCCTGATGAAGACCATCTTACAAGTTATGATGTTCAGCTCAGTATTCAAGAATCTATTGAAGCCGGCAAGACTGTATTTTATCCTGAAAG ATTTGTACCACTAAGCGATCAGAACAGAAAGCTTGTGGAGGCCATACAGCAAG gTCACATTCTTGAGCTCCAGGAgtatgtgaaatataaatatgCTTTGGATGAAGCTGATGAAAAAGGATGGTTTCCATTGCATGAAGCTGTTGTTCAACCCATTCAGCAGATACTTGAAGTTGTCTTGGATG CATCTTATAAGACGCTCTGGGAGTTCAAGACCTCTGATGGAGAAACACCTTTGACTTTGGCAGTCAAAGCTGGTCTGGTGGAAAATGTAAGAACTTTACTAGAGAAAGGAGTGTGGCCAAACACCAAAAATGACAAAGGAGAGACGCCCCTTCTGCTTG CTATTAAAAGAGGCTCCTATGACATGGTGTCTGCTCTGCTTAAACACAACACCAGTCTTGACCAGCCCTGTGTGAAGCGATGGTCAGCAATGCATGAAGCAGCCAAACAAGGCCACAAAGACATCATAGCTCTGCTACTAAACAATGGAGGCAATGTCCACCTAAAAGACGGATTTGGAGTGACCCCGTTAGGTGTTGCGGCCGAGTATGGTCACTGTGATGTGTTGGAACATCTGATCCACAAAG GAGGTGACGTGCTTGCTTTGGCGGATGACGGTGCATCGGTGTTGTTTGAGGCAGCAGGAGGGGGCAATCCTGACTGCATCTCCCTCCTGCTGGAATATGGAGGAAGTGGAAACATACCTAACAGAGCAGGGCACCTTCCTATACACCGAGCTGCCTATGAGGGACATTACCT tgcactGAAATATCTTATTCCAGTAACATCCAAACATGCAATCCAGAAAAGTGGGCTAACACCAATTCACTCAGCAGCAGATGGACAAAATGCACAGTGCCTAGAACTGCTTATTGAAAATGGCTTTGATGTCAACAGCCTGCTTGCTGACCACATTTCTGAGAGCTATGATGACGAACGGAAGACTGCGCTCTATTTTGCTGTTTGCAATAATGATATCCTTTGCACAGAAATCCTCCTGGCTGCAGGTGCAGACCCAAACCTAGATCCCCTCAACTGTCTACTGGTGGCAGTGAGGGCCAATAATCATGAAATTGTCCGGCTGCTTCTTGCCCATGGAGCTAATGTCAATTGTTACTTCATGCATGTGAATGACACTCGTTTCCCCAGTGCCATACAGTATGCCCTAAATGACGAGGTAATGCTCAGGCTGTTGCTGAATAATGGCTATCAGGTGGAGATGTGCTTTGAATGCATGCATGGGGACATCTTTGGAAACTCGTTTGTGTGGTCGGAGATAGAGGAAGAGGTACTGCCGGGATGGACATCTTGTGTCATAAAAGATAACCCG TTCTGTGAGTTTATTACAGTCCCCTGGATGAAGCACTTGGTAGGCAGTGTTATTCGTGTATTAATAGATTACATGGATTATATCCCTCTGTGTGCTAAACTGAAATCTGCACTAGAAGTACAGAGAGAATGGCCAGAAATCCGTCAAATACTAG AGAATCCATGCTCATTAAAGCATTTATGTCGGTTAAAAATTCGAAGACTGATGGGGCTGCAGCGGCTCTGCCAGCCAACcttgatggagaagctctctctACCACCAACTATTCAAAGATACATATTATTTAAAGAGTATGACCTCTATGGACAAGAGCTAAATTTGCcataa
- the ASB15 gene encoding ankyrin repeat and SOCS box protein 15 isoform X2, with protein MDANDDPDEDHLTSYDVQLSIQESIEAGKTVFYPERFVPLSDQNRKLVEAIQQGHILELQEYVKYKYALDEADEKGWFPLHEAVVQPIQQILEVVLDASYKTLWEFKTSDGETPLTLAVKAGLVENVRTLLEKGVWPNTKNDKGETPLLLAIKRGSYDMVSALLKHNTSLDQPCVKRWSAMHEAAKQGHKDIIALLLNNGGNVHLKDGFGVTPLGVAAEYGHCDVLEHLIHKGGDVLALADDGASVLFEAAGGGNPDCISLLLEYGGSGNIPNRAGHLPIHRAAYEGHYLALKYLIPVTSKHAIQKSGLTPIHSAADGQNAQCLELLIENGFDVNSLLADHISESYDDERKTALYFAVCNNDILCTEILLAAGADPNLDPLNCLLVAVRANNHEIVRLLLAHGANVNCYFMHVNDTRFPSAIQYALNDEVMLRLLLNNGYQVEMCFECMHGDIFGNSFVWSEIEEEVLPGWTSCVIKDNPRIHAH; from the exons ATGGATGCTAATGATGACCCTGATGAAGACCATCTTACAAGTTATGATGTTCAGCTCAGTATTCAAGAATCTATTGAAGCCGGCAAGACTGTATTTTATCCTGAAAG ATTTGTACCACTAAGCGATCAGAACAGAAAGCTTGTGGAGGCCATACAGCAAG gTCACATTCTTGAGCTCCAGGAgtatgtgaaatataaatatgCTTTGGATGAAGCTGATGAAAAAGGATGGTTTCCATTGCATGAAGCTGTTGTTCAACCCATTCAGCAGATACTTGAAGTTGTCTTGGATG CATCTTATAAGACGCTCTGGGAGTTCAAGACCTCTGATGGAGAAACACCTTTGACTTTGGCAGTCAAAGCTGGTCTGGTGGAAAATGTAAGAACTTTACTAGAGAAAGGAGTGTGGCCAAACACCAAAAATGACAAAGGAGAGACGCCCCTTCTGCTTG CTATTAAAAGAGGCTCCTATGACATGGTGTCTGCTCTGCTTAAACACAACACCAGTCTTGACCAGCCCTGTGTGAAGCGATGGTCAGCAATGCATGAAGCAGCCAAACAAGGCCACAAAGACATCATAGCTCTGCTACTAAACAATGGAGGCAATGTCCACCTAAAAGACGGATTTGGAGTGACCCCGTTAGGTGTTGCGGCCGAGTATGGTCACTGTGATGTGTTGGAACATCTGATCCACAAAG GAGGTGACGTGCTTGCTTTGGCGGATGACGGTGCATCGGTGTTGTTTGAGGCAGCAGGAGGGGGCAATCCTGACTGCATCTCCCTCCTGCTGGAATATGGAGGAAGTGGAAACATACCTAACAGAGCAGGGCACCTTCCTATACACCGAGCTGCCTATGAGGGACATTACCT tgcactGAAATATCTTATTCCAGTAACATCCAAACATGCAATCCAGAAAAGTGGGCTAACACCAATTCACTCAGCAGCAGATGGACAAAATGCACAGTGCCTAGAACTGCTTATTGAAAATGGCTTTGATGTCAACAGCCTGCTTGCTGACCACATTTCTGAGAGCTATGATGACGAACGGAAGACTGCGCTCTATTTTGCTGTTTGCAATAATGATATCCTTTGCACAGAAATCCTCCTGGCTGCAGGTGCAGACCCAAACCTAGATCCCCTCAACTGTCTACTGGTGGCAGTGAGGGCCAATAATCATGAAATTGTCCGGCTGCTTCTTGCCCATGGAGCTAATGTCAATTGTTACTTCATGCATGTGAATGACACTCGTTTCCCCAGTGCCATACAGTATGCCCTAAATGACGAGGTAATGCTCAGGCTGTTGCTGAATAATGGCTATCAGGTGGAGATGTGCTTTGAATGCATGCATGGGGACATCTTTGGAAACTCGTTTGTGTGGTCGGAGATAGAGGAAGAGGTACTGCCGGGATGGACATCTTGTGTCATAAAAGATAACCCG AGAATCCATGCTCATTAA